Proteins from a single region of Geothrix sp. PMB-07:
- a CDS encoding helix-turn-helix transcriptional regulator translates to MATASKVRDNLRALLRRQRLTYKEVAQRLGLSEATLKRLLSGHTALTLQRVDELCQALGVTPAEVLREATVGVEVPRAVLSWEQEAALAKDTELFGVFSGLLKGLTFQDGSLSGPEAERVDLLLNQLVRLGLARFTPNGPQVLAERRYQWLSGGPLAKRYGPALRADFLDAPFNGPGESSHFLSLVLSERSKKVALLMEKRFIQNLNRLSREDLLADPEVVGTLTVFTALRPWTPTMFRA, encoded by the coding sequence ATGGCCACGGCGTCCAAGGTTCGGGACAACCTGCGGGCTCTGCTGCGGCGGCAGCGGCTCACCTACAAGGAGGTGGCCCAGCGCCTGGGCCTCAGCGAGGCCACCTTGAAGCGTCTGCTCTCGGGCCATACAGCCCTCACGTTGCAGCGGGTGGATGAGCTCTGCCAGGCGCTGGGCGTCACCCCGGCGGAAGTGTTGCGCGAGGCGACCGTGGGCGTGGAGGTGCCTCGGGCCGTGCTTAGCTGGGAGCAGGAGGCGGCCCTGGCCAAGGACACCGAGCTGTTCGGCGTCTTTTCCGGGCTCCTCAAAGGCCTGACCTTCCAGGACGGGTCTCTTTCAGGACCGGAGGCAGAGCGGGTGGACCTCCTGTTGAATCAACTGGTGCGGCTGGGCCTGGCGCGTTTCACGCCGAACGGCCCGCAGGTGCTGGCGGAGCGGCGCTACCAGTGGTTATCGGGTGGACCTCTGGCAAAACGCTACGGTCCAGCCCTGCGAGCGGATTTTCTGGACGCCCCATTCAACGGCCCAGGAGAGTCCAGCCACTTTCTGTCCCTGGTGCTCTCCGAACGTTCCAAAAAGGTGGCCCTGCTCATGGAAAAGCGCTTCATCCAGAACCTCAACCGCCTGTCTCGGGAAGACCTCCTGGCCGACCCGGAGGTGGTGGGTACCCTCACCGTGTTCACAGCGCTGCGCCCCTGGACGCCGACGATGTTTCGGGCCTAG
- a CDS encoding type II secretion system protein: MHVQPIRQRGFTLIELIVVMTILALLATVGLAGYRHKTLVARESVLRENIFQLNHALEQYRADRGKYPSSLNALRELGYLRDMPWDPMTRSRDTWQTELEPPDPENPDAELGIWRVRSGSADKSEDGIPYNEW, encoded by the coding sequence ATGCACGTCCAGCCCATCCGCCAGCGGGGGTTCACCCTCATCGAGCTCATCGTGGTCATGACCATCCTGGCCTTGCTGGCCACGGTGGGATTGGCTGGGTACCGCCATAAGACGCTGGTGGCCCGGGAATCGGTGCTGCGGGAGAATATCTTCCAGCTGAACCATGCCCTGGAGCAGTACCGGGCGGACCGGGGCAAGTACCCCTCCAGCCTCAACGCCCTGCGCGAACTGGGCTACCTGCGGGACATGCCCTGGGATCCCATGACGCGGTCCCGCGATACCTGGCAGACCGAACTGGAGCCACCGGATCCCGAAAACCCTGATGCAGAACTGGGAATCTGGCGCGTCCGCAGTGGTTCTGCGGATAAGAGCGAGGACGGCATCCCCTACAACGAGTGGTAG
- a CDS encoding DUF4149 domain-containing protein produces the protein MSPRSLHRLDQITQILLLLWAGAALGFGVFSAPVFFRELPSRDVAGRIAGLIIGRLDWAAWAVFALAGLSWVGRWMAEVKEDVIGPLRLWSSALLVALLMCLASSFVITPKIQAIRARIDAPIESLAPDHTDRVAYNKAHGTSRNLFFLRILLAVGLAATVGLLPLKNEDQAPVA, from the coding sequence ATGAGTCCGCGTTCGCTGCACCGCCTCGATCAAATCACCCAGATCCTTCTTCTCCTGTGGGCGGGCGCCGCCCTGGGCTTCGGCGTGTTCTCCGCCCCCGTCTTCTTCCGGGAACTGCCCAGCCGCGATGTGGCCGGACGCATCGCCGGACTCATCATCGGGCGCCTGGACTGGGCGGCCTGGGCGGTCTTCGCGCTGGCCGGACTCAGCTGGGTCGGCCGCTGGATGGCTGAGGTGAAGGAGGATGTCATCGGCCCCCTTCGCCTCTGGAGTTCCGCCCTGCTGGTGGCCCTGCTCATGTGCCTGGCCAGCAGCTTCGTCATCACGCCCAAGATCCAGGCCATCCGTGCCCGCATCGATGCACCCATCGAGAGTCTGGCGCCGGATCACACGGATCGCGTGGCCTACAACAAGGCCCACGGCACCAGCCGGAACCTCTTCTTCCTGCGCATCCTGCTGGCGGTGGGCCTGGCGGCCACGGTAGGTCTGCTGCCCCTGAAGAACGAGGATCAGGCGCCTGTGGCCTGA
- a CDS encoding efflux RND transporter periplasmic adaptor subunit, with protein sequence MSERPESPTFKLGGLLTVAAAALGLGVILWSKQSGLKEETRQRKAEVEAGPRVRVLRLGAQSSDRNLSLQGEALPFASTTLYAKVSGFLRSIPVDKGSAVSAGQVVAVVESPETDRDTQALQADADNKRRNAERSRALGKDGLLSPRDVEQAEADAKVAAEKLASQTTLKGYQVVRAPFSGVVTQRFADPGALVQNGGTTSSAQPLVTLAQVDRLRVTFYLDASVASLVKPGTLVDVRPAERPELVRPVTVSRVAGALDPRTRTLLAEADLDNRDGAFLAGGFVQVSLKVKASSRFAVPTEAVVLRDGKSLAAVVQADGRVRFQVLQLGEEEDQRIRVLGGLQPGDTVVLNPPFGLKDGDKVQATGA encoded by the coding sequence ATGAGCGAGCGACCGGAATCCCCGACCTTCAAGCTGGGGGGCCTCCTCACGGTGGCCGCAGCGGCCCTGGGCCTGGGCGTCATCCTATGGTCCAAGCAATCCGGCCTGAAGGAGGAGACCCGTCAGCGCAAGGCCGAGGTGGAGGCGGGCCCGCGGGTGCGCGTCCTCCGGCTGGGCGCCCAATCCTCTGACCGGAACCTCAGCCTCCAGGGCGAGGCGCTGCCCTTCGCCAGCACCACCCTCTACGCCAAGGTGAGCGGCTTCCTGCGCAGCATCCCCGTGGACAAGGGCTCAGCCGTGAGTGCGGGCCAGGTGGTGGCCGTGGTGGAGTCTCCCGAAACGGACCGCGACACCCAGGCCCTCCAGGCTGATGCGGACAACAAGCGGCGCAACGCGGAACGCAGCCGGGCCCTGGGGAAGGACGGTCTCCTGAGCCCCCGGGATGTGGAACAGGCCGAGGCTGATGCCAAGGTGGCGGCGGAAAAGCTGGCCTCCCAGACCACCCTCAAGGGCTACCAGGTGGTGAGGGCCCCCTTCAGCGGGGTGGTGACTCAGCGCTTCGCCGATCCAGGCGCCCTGGTGCAGAACGGGGGCACCACCAGTTCGGCCCAGCCCCTGGTCACCCTGGCCCAGGTGGATCGGCTGCGGGTGACCTTCTATCTGGATGCCTCCGTGGCCTCTCTGGTGAAGCCGGGCACCCTGGTGGACGTGCGGCCCGCGGAGCGGCCGGAGCTGGTCCGTCCCGTGACGGTGAGCCGCGTGGCCGGGGCCCTGGATCCCCGTACCCGAACCCTGCTGGCGGAGGCCGATCTGGACAACCGGGATGGGGCCTTCCTGGCGGGCGGGTTCGTGCAGGTGAGTCTGAAGGTGAAGGCCTCCAGCCGCTTCGCCGTGCCCACGGAGGCCGTGGTGCTGAGGGACGGCAAGTCCCTGGCTGCCGTGGTTCAAGCTGATGGCCGAGTTCGCTTTCAGGTGCTGCAGCTGGGCGAGGAAGAGGATCAGCGCATCCGCGTGCTGGGCGGCCTGCAGCCTGGCGATACCGTGGTGCTCAACCCGCCCTTCGGCCTGAAGGACGGAGACAAGGTTCAGGCCACAGGCGCCTGA